A DNA window from Methylocystis heyeri contains the following coding sequences:
- a CDS encoding TetR/AcrR family transcriptional regulator: MIAEAARALILEHGYAALRTRDVAARVGINISTLHFHVPSKAALVALIAETTRDNFLARLPPPPDAERPAGAQLRAEAQAYHDSLRDRPELAACLAQLRQIGGTVPDVAAMIDSFTDDWLRRYAEIITIGQQQGAFRSDLTPLPAALAITGALTAFGARGPHGLEMFWPVFNELERGFLVAPGPEDEQR; encoded by the coding sequence ATGATCGCCGAAGCGGCGCGGGCGCTGATCCTTGAACACGGGTATGCGGCGCTGCGGACCCGAGACGTCGCGGCGCGCGTGGGCATCAACATTTCAACCCTGCATTTTCATGTGCCGAGCAAGGCCGCATTGGTTGCGCTGATCGCTGAAACCACGCGAGACAACTTTCTTGCCAGATTGCCGCCGCCCCCAGATGCGGAGAGGCCTGCAGGCGCCCAGCTTCGCGCCGAAGCGCAGGCATATCACGACAGCCTGCGTGACCGTCCTGAATTGGCGGCTTGCCTGGCTCAACTCAGACAGATCGGCGGAACTGTTCCGGACGTCGCCGCAATGATCGATTCCTTCACTGATGATTGGCTCCGCCGTTATGCCGAGATCATCACGATAGGGCAGCAGCAAGGCGCGTTCCGTTCCGATCTGACGCCGCTACCCGCCGCGCTGGCCATTACCGGAGCCCTGACGGCGTTCGGCGCTCGCGGACCTCACGGTCTGGAAATGTTCTGGCCCGTTTTCAACGAGCTGGAGCGAGGATTTCTGGTTGCCCCTGGACCGGAGGACGAACAACGGTGA
- a CDS encoding YbdD/YjiX family protein, protein MDCLNCGPLRLDLSRLAKKLRSGANLMIGQPDYDAYAAHRRASHPGEPVMSREEFFLERQARRFGEGGSRALRCC, encoded by the coding sequence ATGGATTGCCTGAACTGCGGACCGTTGCGGCTTGATCTTTCCCGCCTCGCCAAGAAACTGCGCTCGGGCGCCAATCTGATGATCGGACAGCCCGATTACGACGCCTACGCCGCTCATCGCCGGGCCAGCCATCCCGGCGAGCCGGTGATGTCGCGCGAGGAGTTTTTTCTGGAGCGGCAGGCGCGGCGCTTCGGCGAAGGCGGCTCGCGCGCCCTGCGCTGCTGTTGA
- a CDS encoding IS5 family transposase (programmed frameshift) — MIRDQFWLTDAQFSKIAPHLPTDTRGKARVDDRRVISGIVQVLKSGGRWVDAPPEYGPKKTLYNRYVRWAAKGVWVDLFHALAQAGGPPTEVLIDSSAVKAHRSASGGKGGRKIRPIGRSRGGRTTKIHALTDAQCRPIAFMLTAGNVADCTAGAELLAHLPPCEVLHGDKGYDSNAIRRRIEDGGALPNIPPKANRKWKNCFSPLLYRNRNAIERMFCRLKDFRRVATRYDRNAVNFLAAVCLAATVSYWL, encoded by the exons ATGATTCGCGATCAATTCTGGCTGACAGATGCGCAGTTTTCGAAGATTGCGCCACATCTTCCCACTGACACGCGCGGCAAGGCGCGGGTCGACGACCGCAGGGTCATCAGCGGCATCGTCCAAGTGCTCAAATCCGGCGGGCGCTGGGTCGACGCACCGCCGGAATACGGGCCCAAAAAGACACTTTATAATCGCTATGTCCGTTGGGCCGCCAAGGGCGTCTGGGTCGACTTGTTCCATGCACTCGCTCAAGCCGGCGGGCCGCCGACGGAAGTTCTCATCGACTCCTCGGCGGTGAAAGCGCATCGCTCGGCCAGCGGCGGCAAAGGGGGGAGAAAAATCAGGC CCATCGGCCGCTCGCGCGGTGGACGCACAACGAAAATCCACGCGCTGACCGACGCGCAATGTCGACCCATAGCTTTCATGCTCACAGCCGGAAACGTCGCCGATTGCACAGCGGGCGCGGAACTTCTTGCCCATCTTCCGCCTTGCGAAGTCCTCCACGGCGACAAGGGATACGACAGCAACGCCATCCGCCGTAGGATCGAGGACGGCGGCGCACTGCCGAATATTCCGCCCAAGGCCAACCGCAAATGGAAGAACTGCTTTTCGCCGCTCCTCTATCGAAACCGCAACGCCATCGAGCGCATGTTCTGCCGTTTAAAGGATTTTAGACGCGTGGCGACGCGCTACGACAGAAACGCCGTCAATTTCCTCGCCGCCGTTTGCCTCGCTGCCACTGTCAGCTATTGGTTATGA
- a CDS encoding uracil-DNA glycosylase family protein, with product MPGGALDETQALKALLEYYRAIGVDFALDESPHDRFAQAEYEIAAAEAPESSPAPPPPGPVTREAPPRALNVAAPLTPQAALEEAETIANAAATLEELREGLAGFEGGRASRARHFLFSSGSPAPLMALDYAPGEAEESGGEAFSGAEARLLDAMMAAIGRGRTSAYYAYFSPWRPAGGQPLAPHVTAALAPFALRHIALARPKAVLLLGDTARIVLGGAESPARLYARKFELQAGAETVVAVPAPGLAAMRKTPSLKRHAWRALRTLALILES from the coding sequence ATGCCGGGCGGGGCTCTCGACGAAACGCAGGCCTTGAAGGCGCTGCTGGAATATTACCGCGCCATCGGCGTCGACTTCGCGCTCGATGAGAGCCCGCACGACCGCTTTGCGCAAGCCGAATATGAGATCGCCGCCGCCGAGGCGCCCGAATCTTCGCCGGCGCCGCCTCCTCCGGGCCCCGTCACGCGAGAAGCCCCGCCGCGGGCTTTGAACGTTGCGGCCCCGTTGACGCCGCAGGCTGCGCTCGAGGAGGCCGAAACCATTGCGAATGCAGCGGCCACGCTGGAGGAATTGCGGGAAGGACTCGCCGGTTTCGAGGGCGGGCGCGCCTCCAGAGCCCGGCATTTTCTGTTTTCAAGCGGCAGTCCAGCCCCTTTGATGGCGCTCGATTACGCGCCGGGCGAGGCTGAGGAAAGCGGCGGCGAGGCTTTCAGCGGCGCCGAGGCGCGATTGCTCGACGCCATGATGGCGGCGATCGGGCGCGGCCGAACCAGCGCCTATTACGCTTATTTCTCGCCATGGCGCCCGGCCGGCGGGCAGCCGCTCGCGCCGCATGTGACGGCGGCGCTGGCGCCTTTTGCGCTCAGGCATATCGCGCTGGCGCGGCCCAAAGCGGTTCTGCTGCTGGGAGACACGGCGAGGATCGTGCTGGGCGGCGCCGAATCGCCGGCGCGGCTCTATGCGCGGAAATTCGAGCTTCAGGCCGGCGCAGAGACCGTCGTCGCCGTGCCGGCCCCCGGCCTCGCCGCCATGCGGAAAACCCCCTCGCTCAAGCGCCACGCCTGGCGGGCGCTGCGGACGCTGGCGCTGATTCTGGAAAGCTGA
- a CDS encoding DUF1992 domain-containing protein, with the protein MKISLLAERQILKAQLEGQFENLKGAGKPLHLSGDNSVEAIGFRIMSEAGALPREIELRKAVEEQTRVLGAAPDEEARRRELKKLADIQLRLDIEQEARRRFYGG; encoded by the coding sequence GTGAAAATTTCCCTTCTGGCCGAAAGGCAAATTCTAAAGGCTCAACTCGAGGGTCAATTCGAAAACCTGAAGGGCGCAGGAAAACCTCTGCATCTGAGCGGGGATAACAGCGTGGAAGCCATCGGCTTCCGCATCATGTCCGAAGCCGGAGCCTTGCCGCGAGAAATCGAATTGCGCAAAGCCGTCGAAGAGCAGACCCGCGTATTGGGCGCCGCTCCCGACGAGGAAGCGCGTAGACGTGAATTGAAAAAACTCGCCGATATTCAGTTGCGACTCGACATAGAACAGGAAGCCCGGCGGCGTTTTTATGGCGGTTGA
- a CDS encoding acyl-[ACP]--phospholipid O-acyltransferase, with translation MPKPLIATRRFAPLFWCQFFAAFDDNFLKNAVVLFILFKIGGDSGASLVTLAGVTLIAPHFLFSALGGQLADKYDKALVARRLKLAEIAAAAVGAAGFWLGSTEILFLALFLFGLLGALFMPVKYGILPDCLAREELPAGNAMVEGATFLAILTGTIAGGLAMEGGGDNLLIALGMMSFALAAYAAARLIPSTPRADPELRIDKNILRSTAGLLVHLKGQPRLWRLGIVTSIFWLIGAVAMSLLPPLVTQTLHGSSPVVTIHLAAFAIAIAVGSAIAAWLLHGRIALLPAAVGAAIIAVASIDLGLFLALDPPGASEALLPPAQYFAQPAATRALIDLVLLSIAGGLMVVPAFAALQAFCPPQERARVIAAVNVLNAAFMVGGGVIVAAAQAQGAPVWSIFLCVGAMSGLSAWWILEAVVDSPLQDFLYVFFSVFHRLETKGLEHFEAAGSNPIIALNHVSFLDAALALAILPKNPVFAIDRTIATAWWVKPFLRFVRAVPLDPTKPLGTRALVNLVKSGETLVIFPEGRLTVTGSLMKVYDGAALIADKSGAKVVPVRIEGPETTVFSRLNKAQVRRRWLPKFTLTALEPAPLAVDQDLKGRARRQAAGAALYHAMSDLIFRTSDTEQTLFDAVSRAAKEHGHSRIALEDPVSGQLSYRKLLIGARVLAEKLSAYANPGDAVGLLVPNANGAGVALLALSSAGCAPAMINFTAGPASILSGLQSAQAKTVVTSRAFIEKGNLQHLIEALGAEMRIIYLEDLRDGVTLWDKLRGVLLHGRPLVRRRPEDPAAILFTSGSEGTPKGVVLSHRNILANAAQAAARIDFGRSDKVFNVLPIFHSFGLTAGFVLPIVSGVPIYLYPSPLHYRIIPELVYNSNATILFGTDTFLTGYARTANSYDFRSIRYVVAGAEPVKEATRATWGEKFGVRILEGYGVTETAPVLALNTPMFNKFGTVGRLMPGIECRLEPVPGVADGGRLVVRGPNVMLGYLMADNPGVLQPPAEGWHDTGDIVSIDAEGFVAIKGRAKRFAKIGGEMVSLAAVEALAGELWPDARSAAVAESDNRKGERVVLATEHKSATRADFIAFAKGKGAADLMIPAEVINVESIPVLGSGKLDFAAINKMVRERPRFVVPTPRTPNGLGRINGDGVKSA, from the coding sequence ATGCCAAAGCCGCTGATTGCAACGCGACGTTTCGCGCCCTTGTTCTGGTGCCAGTTTTTCGCTGCGTTCGACGATAATTTCCTCAAGAACGCGGTGGTCCTCTTTATTCTGTTCAAAATCGGCGGCGACAGCGGCGCTTCGCTCGTAACCCTCGCGGGGGTGACCCTGATCGCGCCGCATTTCCTGTTCTCGGCGCTGGGCGGACAGCTCGCCGACAAATACGACAAGGCGCTGGTGGCGCGCCGGCTCAAGCTGGCGGAAATCGCCGCCGCCGCCGTGGGCGCCGCCGGTTTCTGGCTGGGCTCGACCGAGATCCTGTTCCTGGCTCTTTTCCTGTTCGGACTCCTCGGCGCGCTGTTCATGCCCGTCAAATACGGAATCCTGCCTGATTGCCTTGCGCGGGAGGAGCTCCCGGCGGGCAATGCGATGGTCGAGGGCGCGACTTTTCTCGCCATTCTCACCGGGACGATCGCGGGCGGGCTGGCCATGGAAGGCGGCGGCGACAATCTCCTGATCGCCCTCGGCATGATGAGCTTCGCGCTCGCGGCCTACGCGGCCGCCCGGCTCATCCCGTCGACGCCGCGGGCCGATCCCGAATTGCGGATCGACAAGAACATCCTGCGCTCGACAGCGGGGCTGCTGGTTCATCTGAAGGGCCAGCCCAGGCTGTGGCGTCTGGGGATCGTCACCAGCATCTTCTGGCTGATCGGCGCGGTGGCGATGTCACTGCTGCCGCCGCTCGTCACCCAGACTTTGCACGGGTCCAGCCCGGTGGTGACGATCCATCTCGCGGCTTTCGCCATCGCAATAGCGGTCGGCTCCGCCATCGCGGCCTGGCTGCTGCACGGCCGCATCGCGCTGCTGCCCGCCGCCGTCGGCGCGGCGATCATCGCGGTCGCCTCCATCGACCTCGGACTTTTTCTCGCCCTCGATCCGCCGGGCGCATCGGAAGCGCTGCTGCCTCCGGCCCAATATTTCGCGCAGCCCGCCGCGACGCGCGCGCTGATCGACCTCGTTCTTCTCTCGATAGCCGGCGGCCTGATGGTCGTACCCGCCTTCGCCGCGCTGCAGGCTTTTTGCCCGCCCCAGGAGCGCGCGCGGGTTATCGCCGCGGTGAATGTGCTCAACGCCGCCTTCATGGTGGGTGGGGGCGTGATCGTCGCCGCGGCGCAAGCGCAGGGAGCCCCGGTGTGGTCGATCTTCCTTTGCGTCGGGGCCATGTCGGGCCTCAGCGCCTGGTGGATACTCGAGGCCGTCGTGGATTCGCCGCTCCAGGACTTCCTCTATGTCTTCTTCAGCGTTTTTCATCGCCTGGAGACCAAAGGCCTGGAGCATTTCGAGGCGGCCGGCTCCAATCCGATCATCGCCCTCAACCATGTCAGCTTTCTCGACGCCGCGCTGGCGCTCGCGATCCTGCCGAAAAATCCTGTGTTCGCGATCGACCGCACCATCGCCACGGCCTGGTGGGTCAAGCCTTTCCTGCGTTTCGTGCGCGCCGTCCCGCTCGATCCGACCAAGCCTTTGGGCACGAGAGCGCTGGTGAATCTCGTGAAAAGCGGCGAAACCCTCGTGATCTTCCCGGAAGGCAGGCTGACCGTGACCGGAAGCCTCATGAAGGTCTATGACGGCGCGGCCCTCATCGCCGACAAATCCGGCGCCAAGGTCGTGCCGGTGAGGATCGAGGGGCCCGAGACGACGGTGTTTTCGCGCCTGAACAAGGCGCAGGTCCGGCGGCGCTGGCTGCCAAAATTCACTTTGACGGCGCTGGAGCCCGCTCCGCTCGCCGTCGATCAGGACCTCAAGGGCAGGGCGCGCAGGCAGGCCGCGGGCGCGGCGCTCTATCACGCCATGTCGGATCTGATTTTTCGCACCAGCGACACCGAACAAACCCTGTTCGACGCCGTCTCCAGGGCGGCCAAGGAGCACGGCCATTCGCGCATCGCGCTGGAGGACCCGGTAAGCGGGCAGCTGAGCTATCGCAAGCTGCTGATCGGCGCGCGCGTGCTCGCAGAAAAACTGTCGGCCTACGCGAATCCCGGGGACGCCGTGGGGCTGCTCGTGCCCAACGCCAATGGCGCGGGCGTGGCTTTGCTCGCGCTCTCTTCGGCGGGCTGCGCGCCGGCCATGATCAATTTCACCGCGGGGCCGGCCAGCATACTCTCGGGGCTGCAGAGCGCGCAGGCGAAAACCGTGGTGACTTCGCGCGCCTTCATCGAGAAGGGCAATCTCCAGCACCTGATCGAGGCGCTCGGCGCGGAAATGCGGATCATCTACCTCGAGGATCTGCGGGACGGCGTGACGCTCTGGGACAAGCTGCGGGGGGTGCTGCTCCATGGCCGCCCGCTGGTTCGGCGCCGGCCGGAGGATCCCGCGGCGATACTCTTCACCTCGGGCTCGGAGGGGACGCCCAAGGGCGTCGTGCTGTCGCATCGCAACATCCTCGCCAACGCCGCCCAGGCCGCGGCGCGCATCGATTTCGGCCGCAGCGACAAGGTCTTCAACGTCCTTCCGATCTTCCACAGCTTCGGTTTGACGGCCGGATTCGTTCTGCCCATCGTCTCCGGGGTGCCGATCTATCTTTATCCTTCGCCGCTGCATTACCGCATCATTCCGGAGCTCGTGTACAATTCCAACGCCACGATCCTCTTCGGCACCGACACATTCCTCACCGGCTATGCGCGCACCGCCAATTCCTACGACTTCCGTTCGATCCGCTACGTCGTCGCGGGCGCCGAGCCGGTCAAGGAAGCCACCCGCGCGACCTGGGGCGAGAAATTCGGCGTCCGCATTCTGGAAGGCTACGGAGTCACCGAAACCGCCCCGGTGCTCGCGCTCAACACGCCGATGTTCAACAAATTCGGCACCGTCGGCCGGCTGATGCCGGGGATCGAATGCCGCCTGGAGCCTGTCCCGGGGGTTGCCGACGGCGGCCGGCTCGTCGTGCGCGGACCCAATGTCATGCTGGGCTATCTGATGGCCGACAACCCCGGAGTGCTCCAGCCTCCTGCCGAGGGCTGGCACGACACCGGCGACATCGTCTCGATCGACGCCGAGGGCTTCGTGGCGATCAAGGGCCGCGCCAAGCGTTTCGCCAAGATCGGCGGCGAGATGGTGTCGCTCGCGGCGGTCGAGGCCCTCGCGGGGGAGTTGTGGCCCGACGCGCGCTCGGCCGCGGTCGCGGAAAGCGACAACCGCAAGGGCGAGCGCGTCGTTCTCGCAACCGAGCACAAGAGCGCGACGCGGGCCGATTTCATCGCCTTCGCAAAGGGGAAGGGCGCCGCCGACCTCATGATCCCGGCCGAGGTCATCAATGTCGAGAGCATTCCCGTGCTCGGTTCGGGCAAGCTCGATTTTGCGGCCATTAACAAAATGGTTCGGGAACGGCCACGCTTCGTGGTTCCGACGCCGCGCACGCCCAACGGGCTCGGCCGCATCAACGGCGACGGGGTCAAGAGTGCTTGA
- the ispG gene encoding flavodoxin-dependent (E)-4-hydroxy-3-methylbut-2-enyl-diphosphate synthase, which yields MTTDAETCLPQPIAAEPAPRHRSRAVTIGKGKGAVTVGGGAPVAVQSMTNTDTADVDSTVAQVAALARAGSELVRITVDRDEAAAAVPHIREKLDQMGVDVPLVGDFHYIGHKLLADHPACGEALAKYRINPGNVGFKEKKDKQFASIVELAILHGKAVRIGANWGSLDQEMLTHLMDINAAAKEPIEARAVMREAMVRSALYSAQRAEEIGLSRDRIVISAKVSAVQDLISVYRMLAQRSDYALHLGLTEAGMGTKGVVASAAALGVLLQDGLGDTIRVSLTPEPGGDRTLEVRVAQEILQTMGFRTFVPLVAACPGCGRTTSTVFQELARDIQAHIRERMAIWRPQYPGVETLNVAVMGCIVNGPGESKHADIGISLPGTGESPAAPVFIDGQKAMTLRGEGIADEFIRIVDDYVARRFGAGPA from the coding sequence ATGACCACCGACGCCGAAACCTGCCTGCCGCAACCCATCGCCGCCGAACCCGCGCCGCGCCATCGCAGCCGCGCCGTAACCATCGGAAAAGGCAAGGGCGCGGTGACCGTCGGCGGCGGCGCGCCGGTCGCAGTGCAGTCCATGACCAACACCGACACGGCCGACGTCGATTCCACCGTGGCCCAGGTCGCGGCGCTGGCGCGGGCGGGCTCGGAGCTGGTGCGCATCACCGTCGACCGCGACGAAGCCGCCGCCGCCGTGCCGCACATCCGCGAAAAGCTCGACCAGATGGGCGTCGACGTCCCGCTGGTCGGCGATTTCCATTACATCGGCCACAAGCTGCTCGCCGACCATCCCGCCTGCGGCGAAGCCCTCGCCAAATATCGCATCAATCCGGGCAATGTCGGCTTCAAGGAAAAGAAGGACAAGCAATTCGCCTCCATCGTCGAGCTTGCGATTCTGCACGGCAAGGCGGTGCGGATCGGGGCCAATTGGGGCTCGCTCGATCAGGAGATGCTCACCCATCTGATGGACATCAACGCCGCCGCGAAGGAGCCCATCGAGGCGCGGGCGGTCATGCGCGAAGCCATGGTGCGCTCGGCGCTCTATTCCGCCCAGCGCGCCGAGGAGATCGGCCTCTCGCGCGATCGGATCGTGATCTCGGCCAAGGTCTCGGCGGTGCAGGATCTCATCTCGGTCTATCGGATGCTGGCCCAGCGCAGCGATTACGCTTTGCATCTGGGGCTCACCGAAGCCGGCATGGGCACCAAGGGCGTGGTCGCTTCCGCCGCCGCGCTCGGCGTATTGCTGCAGGACGGGCTCGGCGACACCATCCGGGTCTCTCTCACCCCCGAACCCGGCGGCGACCGCACGCTTGAGGTTCGGGTGGCGCAGGAAATCCTGCAGACCATGGGCTTTCGCACCTTCGTGCCGCTGGTCGCGGCCTGCCCGGGGTGCGGACGCACCACCTCCACCGTGTTCCAGGAGCTCGCCCGCGACATCCAGGCCCATATCCGCGAGCGCATGGCGATCTGGCGCCCGCAATATCCCGGCGTCGAGACGCTCAATGTCGCGGTGATGGGCTGCATCGTCAACGGGCCGGGCGAATCGAAACACGCCGACATCGGCATTTCCCTGCCCGGCACCGGCGAGAGCCCGGCGGCGCCGGTCTTCATCGACGGCCAGAAGGCGATGACTTTGCGCGGCGAAGGCATCGCCGACGAATTCATTCGCATCGTCGATGATTATGTGGCCCGGCGTTTTGGCGCGGGTCCGGCTTGA
- a CDS encoding carbon starvation CstA family protein, with product MLKRIFSALLWSAVGATAVFALFTLATARGEKVNALWLVAAAVGVYLIGYRYYALFIARRVLRLDPARETPAHRHNDGLDYVPTDRIVLFGHHFAAIAGAGPLVGPVLAAQLGYLPSALWLMTGVIFAGAVQDFLVLFISTRRDGRSLGDLIKTEMGSAAGLIAMVGILAIMVILLAVLGLVVVKALADSPWGCFTVFATLPIAVFMGVYGRYLRPGRIGEMSLIGFVLLLASIAAGRLVAESPVLGPLFTFKGETLAFMLIAYGFIAAVLPVWLLLAPRDYLSTFLKIGTILSLALGICFIWPQLHMPAVTRFIDGTGPVFAGSVFPFLFITIACGAVSGFHALVSSGTTPKMIADESQIPFIGYGAMLMESMVAVMALIAACVLEPGVYFAMNSAPAVIGSTPEAVANVVSGWGFPIAPQALTDIAAQVGEKSILSRSGGAPTLAVGMAQILASAVGGSGAMSFWYHFAILFEALFILTTIDAGTRVARFMIQDLVGNFVPGFRNTRALAPNLIATGLAVIGWGWFLYQGVVDPLGGINSLWPLFGIANQMLAAIALTLCTVVLFRMKREGYAFVAAAPAAWLYVCTLTAGAEKIFHPDPRIGFLAHAGRYADALARNQLLAPAKSALDMQRVIFNDYVDISCAALFIALVLAMGGFGLAAIRQALRSDAVTTRETPDGLPELRTVAA from the coding sequence ATGCTCAAGCGTATTTTTTCCGCCCTGCTCTGGAGCGCCGTCGGCGCGACCGCGGTTTTCGCGCTCTTCACCCTCGCCACGGCGCGGGGCGAAAAAGTGAATGCGCTGTGGCTGGTGGCCGCGGCTGTGGGGGTCTATCTGATCGGCTACCGCTATTACGCTCTTTTCATCGCCAGGCGGGTCCTGCGGCTCGATCCTGCTCGCGAAACCCCGGCCCATCGCCACAACGACGGGCTCGATTATGTCCCGACGGACAGGATCGTGCTGTTCGGCCATCACTTTGCGGCCATAGCCGGCGCCGGGCCGCTGGTCGGCCCCGTGCTCGCCGCACAGCTCGGCTATCTGCCGAGCGCGCTGTGGCTGATGACCGGCGTCATTTTCGCCGGCGCGGTGCAGGATTTCCTCGTGCTGTTCATCTCGACGCGCCGCGACGGACGTTCCCTCGGCGATCTCATCAAGACCGAAATGGGCTCCGCCGCCGGGCTCATCGCCATGGTCGGCATTCTCGCGATCATGGTCATCCTGCTCGCCGTGCTGGGGCTCGTGGTGGTGAAAGCGCTGGCGGACAGTCCCTGGGGCTGCTTCACGGTCTTCGCGACCCTGCCCATCGCCGTGTTCATGGGCGTTTACGGGCGCTATCTGCGGCCCGGCCGCATCGGCGAAATGTCGCTGATCGGCTTCGTTCTGCTTCTCGCCAGCATCGCCGCGGGGCGCCTCGTCGCGGAAAGCCCGGTATTGGGCCCGCTGTTCACCTTCAAGGGCGAGACCCTCGCCTTCATGCTGATCGCCTATGGCTTTATCGCCGCGGTTCTGCCGGTGTGGCTGCTGCTGGCGCCGCGCGACTATCTCTCCACCTTCCTCAAGATCGGCACCATATTGTCGCTCGCGCTCGGCATATGTTTCATATGGCCGCAGCTCCATATGCCTGCGGTGACCCGTTTCATCGACGGAACCGGGCCGGTTTTCGCGGGGAGCGTGTTTCCCTTCCTTTTCATCACCATCGCCTGCGGCGCGGTGTCGGGCTTCCACGCTTTGGTTTCGTCGGGCACCACCCCAAAGATGATCGCCGACGAAAGCCAGATTCCCTTCATCGGCTACGGCGCGATGCTCATGGAGTCGATGGTCGCCGTCATGGCGCTGATCGCCGCCTGCGTGCTGGAGCCGGGCGTCTATTTCGCCATGAACAGCGCTCCCGCCGTGATCGGATCGACGCCCGAGGCGGTCGCCAATGTCGTGTCCGGCTGGGGTTTTCCCATTGCGCCGCAGGCTTTGACCGACATCGCCGCGCAGGTCGGCGAAAAATCCATTCTCTCGCGCAGCGGCGGCGCGCCGACGCTGGCGGTGGGCATGGCGCAGATCCTCGCCTCCGCGGTCGGCGGCTCGGGAGCGATGTCCTTCTGGTATCATTTCGCGATCCTGTTCGAGGCGCTCTTCATCCTGACCACCATCGACGCGGGCACGCGCGTCGCGCGTTTCATGATCCAGGATCTCGTGGGGAACTTCGTCCCCGGCTTCCGCAACACCCGCGCGCTGGCTCCCAATCTGATCGCGACCGGCCTCGCCGTGATCGGCTGGGGCTGGTTTCTCTATCAGGGCGTCGTCGATCCGCTCGGAGGGATCAATTCGCTGTGGCCGTTGTTCGGCATCGCCAACCAGATGCTGGCGGCGATCGCCCTCACGCTGTGCACGGTGGTGCTGTTCCGGATGAAGCGGGAAGGCTACGCCTTCGTCGCCGCGGCCCCCGCGGCCTGGCTCTATGTCTGCACGCTGACGGCGGGCGCGGAGAAGATATTCCATCCCGATCCGCGCATCGGCTTCCTCGCCCATGCCGGGCGCTACGCCGACGCGCTGGCCAGAAATCAGCTTCTCGCCCCCGCCAAATCCGCGCTGGACATGCAGCGCGTGATCTTCAACGATTATGTCGACATTTCCTGCGCGGCGCTGTTCATCGCGCTGGTGCTCGCCATGGGCGGCTTCGGCCTTGCGGCCATCCGCCAGGCCCTGCGCAGCGACGCCGTCACGACCAGGGAGACGCCGGATGGATTGCCTGAACTGCGGACCGTTGCGGCTTGA
- a CDS encoding aspartyl protease family protein, whose protein sequence is MKLLKGFSSIVALAGLGAAPAGAETARSVVPIKLTQNDYGGGRIYVPVRFGNVIGSMRLDTGASATRITLAPWNKDLPSLGQSGSTGASGRTTSCEDVEASKVELKADQGANIGRSKYVVARCPASDGDDLLGLDFFKGARFTLDFDRKELVFFGEKGASGQAAPFKLLGPDQRLVGVELRLGDVAAVGLLDSGAEISAVDRQFVTKHKKMFTLVKARGKATEAAGKDLAAKIYKIKQIDLGGGRVLRDVYALVYDFGFLREALGGRTPLILGDNVIGRFNWELDFTSAPPSWAARAR, encoded by the coding sequence ATGAAACTGCTGAAGGGCTTTTCTTCGATCGTCGCCCTCGCCGGGCTGGGCGCGGCCCCGGCCGGCGCCGAGACCGCCCGCTCCGTGGTTCCCATCAAGCTGACTCAGAACGATTACGGCGGCGGGCGGATCTATGTTCCCGTTCGCTTTGGAAACGTCATCGGCTCGATGCGTCTCGACACCGGGGCCTCGGCCACGCGCATCACGCTCGCGCCCTGGAACAAGGACCTCCCCTCTCTCGGCCAAAGCGGCTCCACCGGCGCCTCTGGCCGCACGACGAGCTGCGAGGACGTCGAAGCGAGCAAAGTGGAGCTCAAAGCCGACCAGGGCGCCAATATCGGCAGGTCGAAATATGTGGTCGCCCGCTGTCCGGCGAGCGACGGGGACGACCTGCTGGGGCTCGATTTTTTCAAAGGCGCGCGCTTCACCCTCGACTTCGACCGCAAAGAGCTCGTGTTCTTTGGAGAAAAAGGCGCCTCCGGCCAGGCTGCGCCGTTCAAATTGCTGGGGCCGGACCAGCGTCTGGTCGGCGTCGAACTGAGACTGGGAGACGTCGCGGCGGTCGGGCTGCTCGATTCAGGCGCCGAAATTTCCGCGGTGGATCGGCAATTTGTAACAAAGCACAAGAAAATGTTTACGCTGGTCAAAGCTCGGGGCAAGGCGACCGAAGCCGCGGGCAAGGATCTGGCGGCGAAAATATACAAAATAAAACAGATCGATCTCGGAGGCGGCCGCGTTCTGCGGGATGTCTATGCGCTGGTCTACGACTTCGGTTTTCTGCGCGAGGCGCTCGGCGGGCGCACGCCGCTGATCCTCGGAGACAATGTGATCGGCCGGTTCAACTGGGAGCTGGATTTCACTTCCGCGCCTCCCAGCTGGGCGGCCAGGGCGAGATAG